From one Ictalurus punctatus breed USDA103 chromosome 20, Coco_2.0, whole genome shotgun sequence genomic stretch:
- the LOC108280876 gene encoding teashirt homolog 1, protein MARRKQREPRKSAAYLPLVEIEAATFEDKQLQHDSLALDGHGRYVFSEKEEEDAKESLRFQYSPNSNGTNPDTGYLSPLSDTSDQIPDFKSISSKEGHEEEEAQSSSDNSVLDNLARTKAICENLISDAAWSSVVMNIKKSRSTTSSAASMMNTSGNYIINRPSNHNQTILNGKAESSSNGCTVNNCNIKASNGAGIVYDWHQAAVAKTLQQTHHHLSQEPSLFSTVQLYRQNHKLYGSVLTGASKFKCRDCSAAYDTLVGLTVHMNDTGHYHDDNQEKEEENNGKHWSKPRKRSLLEMEGKEDAQKVLKCMFCGHSFDSLQDLSVHMIKTKHYQKVPLKEPVPASATKLVPSAKKRFLHDSLISPCSPKSCSSRVASVVQMKGTVNPYVTPNNRYGYQNGASYTWQFEERKAQILKCMECGSSHDTLQQLTAHMMVTGHFLKVTNTALKKGKQLVFDQSMEENIQSIPLPPTTAILKLRSVSPALSSGSEAKKEIEEVSEPVEKKIKEEMEEVGMDSTSYKYLREEDLEETAKGGMDILKSLESTVSSAINKAQTGTPTWGGYSSIHAAYQLQGAAKSSILPPVVQSVQAVINSNFQSLESDPGSLIYITPRQSLPLSLRNNVSTMEELLDKVSGKSLLKEEREERMGSADAAKSTSPLLRENKVSVDTKANGGMCKLEPMEMLVETQSKNHSLELGKAPIDNDHSLGMFNDDSFERPFISPLNSLQLVVNTHLPKASKVVSSSSDPLSVLYKISNRVVDKTAHHSASEKQYGVPDTDFYKDSDQPIDLRKCKSSTGSINKESVINTNSLKVINNKSNGSRPHHPGLPLSDPLNQRENALMDISDMVKSLTSQLTPKSSTPPCLLAKSDTDGSSCEDPLENFSPVQKQNGRQSNWNPQHLLILQAEFASSLRQTPEGCYIVTDLCPHERVKICKFTGLLMTTVSHWLANVKYQLRRTGGTKFLKNLDSRNPLFLCGECDSKFRTPSAYVNHLESHLGFSLKEMSKMSPR, encoded by the coding sequence cTTATCTTCCACTGGTCGAGATTGAAGCAGCCACTTTCGAAGACAAGCAACTTCAACATGACAGTCTCGCGTTGGACGGGCATGGACGATACGTATTCagtgagaaagaggaagaggatgCAAAAGAGTCGCTGAGATTCCAATACTCCCCTAACAGTAATGGCACCAACCCAGATACTGGCTATCTATCCCCACTCAGTGACACCAGTGATCAGATCCCTGATTTTAAGAGCATTTCTTCGAAAGAAGGACACGAAGAGGAAGAAGCACAGAGCAGCTCGGACAACAGCGTTCTGGATAACCTAGCTCGGACAAAAGCCATCTGTGAGAATCTGATCTCTGATGCCGCTTGGTCCAGTGTTGTGATGAATATCAAGAAAAGCAGGTCAACTACATCCAGTGCAGCTAGCATGATGAATACCAGTGGCAATTACATAATTAACAGACCAAGCAATCACAATCAAACAATCCTTAACGGAAAGGCAGAAAGCAGTTCAAATGGCTGTACAGTTAATAATTGCAACATTAAGGCTTCGAACGGTGCCGGTATAGTTTACGACTGGCATCAGGCTGCTGTAGCCAAAACACTCCAACAAACTCATCACCACTTATCACAAGAGCCAAGCCTGTTCAGCACAGTGCAGCTGTACCGGCAAAATCACAAACTCTACGGCTCCGTTTTGACTGGTGCTAGCAAGTTCAAGTGCAGGGACTGCAGTGCTGCATACGATACACTAGTAGGTCTTACAGTTCACATGAACGATACTGGTCATTACCATGATGACAACcaagagaaagaagaggagaatAATGGCAAACACTGGTCGAAGCCGCGCAAGCGTTCATTGTTGGAGATGGAGGGCAAAGAGGATGCCCAGAAAGTACTGAAATGCATGTTCTGCGGCCACTCCTTTGATTCTTTACAGGACTTGAGTGTCCACATGATTAAGACTAAGCATTACCAAAAAGTGCCTCTTAAAGAGCCTGTGCCAGCCTCGGCCACCAAACTGGTGCCATCAGCCAAAAAAAGATTCCTTCATGATTCCCTAATTTCCCCTTGCTCCCCAAAGTCATGTTCCAGCAGAGTGGCCTCAGTGGTTCAGATGAAGGGCACTGTTAATCCTTACGTTACACCAAACAACCGCTATGGCTACCAGAACGGTGCAAGCTACACTTGGCAGTTTGAGGAACGCAAAGCGCAAATTCTCAAGTGCATGGAGTGTGGGAGCTCCCATGATACACTGCAGCAACTCACAGCCCACATGATGGTCACAGGTCACTTCCTGAAGGTCACAAACACTGCACTGAAGAAGGGAAAGCAGCTAGTGTTTGATCAAAGTATGGAGGAAAACATACAGTCAATTCCATTACCTCCTACAACTGCTATTCTAAAACTCAGGTCAGTGTCCCCTGCACTGTCTTCTGGTTCAGAGGCCAAGAAGGAGATAGAGGAGGTTAGTGAGCCtgtagagaaaaaaatcaaggaggAGATGGAAGAGGTCGGTATGGATTCCACATCATACAAGTACCTTAGAGAGGAAGACCTTGAGGAGACTGCTAAAGGAGGGATGGACATTCTGAAGTCTCTGGAGAGCACAGTGTCCAGTGCCATCAATAAGGCTCAGACAGGTACGCCCACCTGGGGAGGATACTCCAGCATCCACGCCGCTTATCAACTTCAGGGAGCTGCAAAGTCATCTATACTTCCTCCAGTGGTTCAAAGTGTGCAGGCAGTCATCAACAGCAACTTTCAATCACTCGAATCTGATCCTGGATCACTAATTTATATAACCCCCAGACAGTCATTGCCCTTGTCCCTCAGGAACAATGTATCTACCATGGAGGAGCTGCTGGACAAGGTCTCAGGAAAGTCCCTGCTAAAGGAAGAGAGGGAAGAAAGGATGGGGAGTGCAGATGCAGCCAAATCAACATCACCATTACTGAGAGAAAACAAAGTTAGTGTTGATACAAAGGCAAATGGAGGTATGTGTAAACTGGAACCTATGGAGATGTTAGTAGAAACCCAGAGTAAGAACCATAGTTTAGAATTAGGCAAAGCACCCATCGATAATGACCACAGTTTAGGGATGTTTAATGATGATTCATTTGAGAGGCCTTTTATCAGCCCTCTTAATTCACTACAGTTAGTTGTGAACACACACCTTCCCAAAGCCTCCAAGGTGGTCAGCTCATCCTCTGATCCACTCTCAGTGTTATACAAGATCAGCAACAGGGTGGTAGACAAAACTGCCCACCATTCAGCATCTGAAAAGCAATATGGGGTGCCTGACACAGATTTCTACAAGGACAGTGACCAGCCTATAGATCTGAGAAAATGCAAAAGCAGTACTGGCAGCATCAATAAAGAAAGCGTTATCAACACCAACAGCCTCAAGGTAATAAACAACAAATCTAATGGAAGCCGGCCTCATCACCCAGGCTTACCTCTCTCAGATCCTCTAAACCAACGGGAAAATGCCCTCATGGACATCTCAGACATGGTAAAGAGCCTCACTAGCCAGCTCACTCCCAAGTCCTCCACTCCACCATGCCTTTTAGCAAAATCTGACACGGATGGAAGTTCATGCGAGGATCCACTGGAGAACTTTTCTCCCGTGCAGAAGCAAAACGGTCGTCAGTCCAACTGGAACCCTCAGCACCTTCTCATTCTTCAGGCTGAGTTTGCTTCAAGCCTGAGACAGACACCAGAAGGTTGCTACATCGTAACAGACCTCTGTCCTCATGAACGTGTGAAAATCTGCAAGTTCACAGGTCTCTTAATGACCACTGTCTCACACTGGCTTGCTAATGTGAAGTACCAGCTGCGTAGGACAGGAGGGACCAAGTTTCTGAAGAACCTGGACTCCAGGAATCCATTGTTTCTTTGTGGAGAGTGTGATTCAAAATTCAGGACTCCTTCCGCTTACGTTAACCATCTGGAGTCTCACCTCGGCTTTAGCCTCAAGGAAATGTCCAAGATGTCTCCGAGGTGA